The sequence CGGCCGGGCCCGCCGGGTGCCGGCCCCGCAGGACGCCCGCCGCATGCTCCGTCCCCGCCCCCTACGGGGTGCCTGCTATCCCGGGCGGGTGGTCACGCGTCCTGCGGGGCGGGCGACCGCGGAGGAGCGGGCGCGGAGAGGGGCCCGGAATCGCGGGAGGTCGCGGGAGAGGCCTTGGAGCGGGAGGTCGCGAGAGGCCTTGGAGAAGGGCGAGAGGCCTTGGAGGAGGAGAGAGAACGCGGGAGAGGCCTTGGAGGTCGCGGGAGAGACCTTGGAGGAGAGAAGAGGGGCCTCGGAAAGGGAAGAACCCCGGGCCTGCTCCTCCCGCCGTGCGGGAGGGCCAGATGGACCAAAGGCGGGATAAGGGTTAACCCGCCCTCTGGCAGCCCGGGGTTCCGGTGATTGTCGTGGATTCGCCGAACGTCGCCAGACGTCCGGACAGAGTCCGGAGCGACGGCGTCCTAGCGGACAGCCACCTCGCTAGCCCAACTATGATCAACCATTGTTCGGACCACCTCCTTTCGGCGTGATCCGTACGCTATGCGACAGATTTCGGTCCGGCAAATGAATATTCGCCGGGCCACGTCCCGCAGGTGGGAGCGGCTCCGCGAGGTTCGTCCGCGAGCAGGACCCCCATCACGGCGGGATGCTCTTAGACTCTGGTCATGACCGAGACGTCGTGGCATGAGCAACTGCGGGCGCGCGGTTACCGGGTCACCCCGCAACGCCAGTTGGTGCTTGAGGCGGTCAAGGCCGCGGAGCATGCCACTCCCGAGGAGATCTGCGCCCGGGTGCGGGAGACCGCCCGCGGGGTGAACATCTCGACCGTCTACCGGACCCTCGAACTGCTCGAGGAGCTCGGCATGGTCACCCACACTCACCTCGGGCACGGCGCCCCCACCTACCATCTGGCCGCCGACTCCGACCACGTGCACCTGGTCTGCCACGAATGCGGGGAGATCAACGAGGCCCGTCCGGAGGTGGTGCAGGAATTCGTCACCAAGCTCGACGAGGAGCTCGGCTTCGCCATCGACGTGCACCATCTGACCGTCTTCGGCCGCTGCCGTAACTGCCGCTGAGGCCTCGTAGGCTTGGACCCATGCGAAGCCCTCTGCTGGACACTCCCGGCGCGGTCGCGGCCGAGACCCCTGACGCCGACGTCGCCGGACACTACGGCGACCCGTTCGCCGAGCAGCGCGCCTTCCTCGCCGGTGAGGCGATGGTCGACCGCAGCAACCGCGAGGTCGTCCGGGTCTCCGGGCCCGACCGGCTGAGCTGGCTCAACAGCCTGAGCTCGCAGAAACTCGACGACCTGAAACCCGGTCAGGCCACCCAGACGCTGCTTCTGGACGCCCAGGGCAGGGTGGAGCACCATCTCACGCTCGTCGACGACGGCGAGGCCGTGTGGGCCCATGTGGAGCCGGGCACGTCGGCCGAGCTCGTCGCGTTCCTGGACAAGATGCGGTTCATGCTCCGGGTCGAGGTCGCCGACGTGACGGCCGACTACGCGGTGGTCTCCGTGGCCGACGCCGCGCGGCTCACCCCGCCCGCCGGGGCCGTTCCCGCCGGTGACGACGTGCTGCTCCCGCGAGAGCTGCTCGCCGACCGGCTCGGCGGCCTGCGGCTCGCCGGGCTCTGGGCCTACGAGGCGCTGCGGATCGAGGGCCACCGTCCCCGGCTGGGCTTCGAGACCGACCACAAGACCATCCCGCACGAGGTGGGCTGGATCGGCGCCGCCCTCCACCTGAGCAAGGGCTGCTACAAGGGCCAGGAGACCGTGGCCCGGGTGCACAACCTCGGCCACCCCCCGCGCCGCCTGGTCTTCCTGCACCTGGACGGCAGCGTGGACACCCTGCCCAAGCACGGTGCCCCCGTGGTTCACGACGAGGTGGAGGTCGGCTTCGTCGGCAGCTCCGCCCGGCACCACGAGCTCGGCCCGATCGCGCTGGCCGTGGTCAAGCGGACCGTGCCGGTGGACGCCACGCTGCAGGCCGAGGGGGTGGCGGCGACCCAGGAGGTCATCGTGCCGCCGGACGCCGGACGCAACGTCTCCATCGACCCGGCCCTGCGCCGCCGCATCCGCTGAGACCACGCCGCCCGCGCCGCACCGGCGGCCGCCCGTGCCGCCAACCGCCCGCGCCGCACGGAATGCCGCCCGTGTCGCCAACCGGGTGACGGCCGTGCCGCCAACCGCGCCGCCGCACCGGATGACGGTACGGCGGCGCGGGCGTCACCGGCTTCCGGGAAAGATCAGCCCTTCACCCAGATGGCCGTGTAGTAGCCCTCCTCCACGTCCAGCTGGGCGGGGAAGAAGCCCTTGGCGCTGAGCCCGTCGAAGCGCTTCTGGTAGCCGCTCGCGCTCATGCCGGTGTACTCGTACCAGGCGGAGCCGCCGTCCTTCACCCAGACGGTCGTGTAGGTGTTGCCCGGACCGACCGAGACCAGCGAGGGCTTCTCGCCCTTCTTGGTGCGGGCGAGGAACTCCGCGTGGTGCTCGTCGAAGCTCCTGCCCGTGGTGACGGACCAGGCTCGCGAACTCTGTGACCAGACGCCGACGTAGCGCGGGTCGTCGGCGGTGCCGTAGACGTTCGCCGCGGTGAGGACGTAGCCCCGCCGGGCCGC comes from Streptosporangium roseum DSM 43021 and encodes:
- a CDS encoding Fur family transcriptional regulator, translated to MTETSWHEQLRARGYRVTPQRQLVLEAVKAAEHATPEEICARVRETARGVNISTVYRTLELLEELGMVTHTHLGHGAPTYHLAADSDHVHLVCHECGEINEARPEVVQEFVTKLDEELGFAIDVHHLTVFGRCRNCR
- a CDS encoding YgfZ/GcvT domain-containing protein gives rise to the protein MRSPLLDTPGAVAAETPDADVAGHYGDPFAEQRAFLAGEAMVDRSNREVVRVSGPDRLSWLNSLSSQKLDDLKPGQATQTLLLDAQGRVEHHLTLVDDGEAVWAHVEPGTSAELVAFLDKMRFMLRVEVADVTADYAVVSVADAARLTPPAGAVPAGDDVLLPRELLADRLGGLRLAGLWAYEALRIEGHRPRLGFETDHKTIPHEVGWIGAALHLSKGCYKGQETVARVHNLGHPPRRLVFLHLDGSVDTLPKHGAPVVHDEVEVGFVGSSARHHELGPIALAVVKRTVPVDATLQAEGVAATQEVIVPPDAGRNVSIDPALRRRIR